One window of the Cotesia glomerata isolate CgM1 linkage group LG10, MPM_Cglom_v2.3, whole genome shotgun sequence genome contains the following:
- the LOC123272611 gene encoding 39S ribosomal protein L30, mitochondrial gives MSIPLSCFTQIRSYILRRAPRTWTNGVKYEQVTYYPRHKDHKDPPIKPTKLLMVQRVEKFKGNPYWDKNILIQLKLDKVASDIAIVKNTPEMCTLLWKIKHLIKVTPINMPDKLPNDESVQTWLHENGDLLMAPRVDPDREKATIEFINNPKRLDRKTLKEELRYRWLNPYDL, from the exons ATGTCTATACCATTAAGCTGTTTTACTCAGATTCGTAGCTACATTTTACGAAGAGCACCCAGGACTTGGACAAATGGTGTTAAATATGAACAAGTAACATATTATCCGCG ACACAAAGATCATAAAGATCCTCCAATCAAACCAACAAAACTTTTAATGGTTCAGCGtgtcgaaaaatttaaaggcaatccatattgggataaaaatattcttattcAGCTTAAATTAGATAAAGTG GCCAGTGATATTGCGATAGTCAAAAATACACCAGAAATGTGTACGTTGCTTTGGAAAATAAAGCATCTGATAAAAGTTACACCAATCAATATGCCAGACAAATTACCCAACGATGAGTCAGTCCAGACTTGGCTCCATGAAAATGGAGATTTGCTAATGGCTCCAAGAGTCGATCCAGATCGTGAAAAAGCTACTATAGAGTTCATAAATAATCCAAAACGATTAGATAGAAAAACTTTGAAGGAAGAATTAAGATATAGATGGCTTAATCCTTATGATTtgtag
- the LOC123272598 gene encoding iron-sulfur protein NUBPL isoform X1 has protein sequence MSRSLFPNALLNFRSIYRNTTKSKELSSSTSSSLNDENKRRQQVMGKGLPKQKSIKGVKQILLVASGKGGVGKSTTSVNLATALKIIQPQKAIGLLDADIFGPTIPLMMNLHQTPLLNDDNLMEPLVNYGVKCMSMGFLVDEKSPVIWRGLMVMSALEKLLRQVAWDPLDYLVVDTPPGTGDTLLSLIQNIPISGVVIVTTPQKAALDVARKGARMFQKMNVPIAGLVENMTNITCPKCLEQVSLFGEGGTILSKELGVPILKKFPLDKDTTECGDIGKPIVLAQPNSPQSTLYKELGQDIINFLQK, from the exons atgtcaaggtCACTTTTCCCAAatgctttattaaattttcgatcTATTTATCGTAATACTACAAAGTCTAAGgaa TTATCGTCATCAACATCAAGTAGtttaaatgatgaaaataaaagacGCCAACAAGTAATGGGTAAAGGACTTCCTAAgcaaaaaagtataaaaggtGTCAAGCAAATACTGTTAGTCGCATCTGGAAAAGGTGGAGTTGGTAAATCTACAACCAGTGTTAATTTAGCTACcgcattgaaaattattcaaccACAGAAAGCAATAGGCTTATTAGATGCTGATATTTTTGGACCCACCATTCCATTAATGATGAATCTTCATCAAACACCTTTACTCAAtgatgataatttaatggagccTCTTGTCAATTATGGAGTCAAgtg tatgtCAATGGGATTTCTGGTTGATGAAAAGTCACCGGTTATTTGGAGAGGATTGATGGTAATGAGTGCATTAGAGAAATTACTTAGACAAGTTGCTTGGGATCCTCTTGATTATCTTGTAGTCGATACCCCTCCCGGAACTGGAGATACCCTTCTttctttaattcaaaatattccTATTAGTGGTGTTGTTATTGTTACAACTCCTCAAAAAGCAGCATTAGACGTGGCGCGAAAAGGTGCTAGAAtgtttcaaaaaatgaatGTTCCAATCGCTGGACTTGTTGAAAATATGACGAACATAACGTGTCCAAAATGTTTGGAGCAAGTATCATTATTTGGTGAAGGAGGCACTATTTTGTCTAAAGAATTAG GTGtaccaattttaaaaaagtttcctTTAGACAAAGATACAACAGAGTGTGGAGATATTGGAAAACCAATTGTTTTAGCACAGCCAAATTCACCGCAGTCTACTTTATACAAAGAGTTGGGACaagatattataaattttttacaaaaataa
- the LOC123272598 gene encoding iron-sulfur protein NUBPL isoform X2, protein MSRSLFPNALLNFRSIYRNTTKSKELSSSTSSSLNDENKRRQQVMGKGLPKQKSIKGVKQILLVASGKGGVGKSTTSVNLATALKIIQPQKAIGLLDADIFGPTIPLMMNLHQTPLLNDDNLMEPLVNYGVNMSMGFLVDEKSPVIWRGLMVMSALEKLLRQVAWDPLDYLVVDTPPGTGDTLLSLIQNIPISGVVIVTTPQKAALDVARKGARMFQKMNVPIAGLVENMTNITCPKCLEQVSLFGEGGTILSKELGVPILKKFPLDKDTTECGDIGKPIVLAQPNSPQSTLYKELGQDIINFLQK, encoded by the exons atgtcaaggtCACTTTTCCCAAatgctttattaaattttcgatcTATTTATCGTAATACTACAAAGTCTAAGgaa TTATCGTCATCAACATCAAGTAGtttaaatgatgaaaataaaagacGCCAACAAGTAATGGGTAAAGGACTTCCTAAgcaaaaaagtataaaaggtGTCAAGCAAATACTGTTAGTCGCATCTGGAAAAGGTGGAGTTGGTAAATCTACAACCAGTGTTAATTTAGCTACcgcattgaaaattattcaaccACAGAAAGCAATAGGCTTATTAGATGCTGATATTTTTGGACCCACCATTCCATTAATGATGAATCTTCATCAAACACCTTTACTCAAtgatgataatttaatggagccTCTTGTCAATTATGGAGTCAA tatgtCAATGGGATTTCTGGTTGATGAAAAGTCACCGGTTATTTGGAGAGGATTGATGGTAATGAGTGCATTAGAGAAATTACTTAGACAAGTTGCTTGGGATCCTCTTGATTATCTTGTAGTCGATACCCCTCCCGGAACTGGAGATACCCTTCTttctttaattcaaaatattccTATTAGTGGTGTTGTTATTGTTACAACTCCTCAAAAAGCAGCATTAGACGTGGCGCGAAAAGGTGCTAGAAtgtttcaaaaaatgaatGTTCCAATCGCTGGACTTGTTGAAAATATGACGAACATAACGTGTCCAAAATGTTTGGAGCAAGTATCATTATTTGGTGAAGGAGGCACTATTTTGTCTAAAGAATTAG GTGtaccaattttaaaaaagtttcctTTAGACAAAGATACAACAGAGTGTGGAGATATTGGAAAACCAATTGTTTTAGCACAGCCAAATTCACCGCAGTCTACTTTATACAAAGAGTTGGGACaagatattataaattttttacaaaaataa
- the LOC123272601 gene encoding ATP synthase subunit gamma, mitochondrial: MLRQASNLVSLTAPAVQQQHQRGMATLKAISIRLKSVKNIQKITQSMKMVSAAKYNHAERDLKQARPLGQGTKIFYEQAEIQAPESEPKQLVIAVTSDRGLCGAVHSGVSRNIRDKLLADSNLRENTKIICIGDKSRAILSRLFAKNILFVASEVGRKPPTFTDASKVANMVMNSGYTFGSGRIVYNRFRSVVSYVVDQLPLFDKSAVTSAPKLCVYDSLDEDVIQSYLEFSLASLLFYAMKEGACSEQSSRMTAMDNASKNAGEMIDKLTLTFNRTRQAVITRELIEIISGAAALD; this comes from the exons ATGCTTCGTCAGGCGAGCAATTTGGTCTCGTTGACTGCGCCAGCAGTTCAACAACAGCATCAACGTGGTATGGCAACTTTGAAAGCTATTTCCATTCGTCTTAAGTCGGTAAAAAACATCCAGAAAATTACTCAGTCCATGAAGATGGTGTCAGCAGCTAAATACAATCATGCTGAACGTGATTTGAAACAAGCAAGACCTCTAGGTCAAGGAACTAAAATCTTCTATGAGCAAGCTGAAATTCAAGCACCTGAATCAGAACCTAAACAATTGGTAATTGCTGTCACAAGTGATCGAGGTTTGTGTGGTGCTGTACACAGCGGTGTGTCACGTAATATTCGTGATAAATTATTAGCTGATTCAAATCTTCGTGAgaatactaaaataatatGCATTGGTGACAAATCACGAGCAATTTTGTCACGGCTATTTGctaaaaatattctctttGTCGCAAGTGAAGTTGGCCGTAAGCCTCCAACTTTTACTGATGCTTCCAAAGTAGCAAATATGGTCATGAATTCCGg GTACACCTTTGGATCTGGACGCATAGTTTACAACAGATTTAGGTCAGTAGTTTCGTACGTTGTCGATCAATTACCCCTGTTCGACAAATCTGCTGTAACGAGTGCTCCAAAATTATGTGTCTACGATTCTCTCGATGAGGATGTAATCCAAAGCTATTTGGAATTTTCTCTTGCCTCATTGTTATTCTACGCGATGAAAGAAGGTGCATGCAGCGAACAATCCAGCAGAATGACTGCTATGGATAACGCCAGTAAGAATGCTGGTGAAATGATTGATAAACTTACTTTAACATTCAATCGTACTCGCCAAGCTGTTATTACTAGAGaacttattgaaattatttctgGAGCTGCCGCTTTGGATTAA
- the LOC123272593 gene encoding transcription initiation factor IIA subunit 1, translating to MALSQTSVLKLYNTVIDDVINGVKDSLCTEEGVDEGVLEELRQIWESKLIQSKAVELNADPPEPQPPQILILNKNSGANKTVTSSNAANVGNHFAQQQMQAISSTTQSQSHPQQQTQQIVQSQPQPQPMRVVPPQTANVPIQQHATMPVQVVSAPPPALFERPVPIQITLPGNASTGDGKPKVLTIHVPASAIQGNQLATILTGPVITAAMGFPENVASKLLQQHVDKTLQGQSTMPIEINQVMTQANNVQQQMPVQNQGQSNIAQLDGQHGDTSEDEDDEDDEDDNEDDDDDLEKDDDEQDDAGAREEEPLNSEDDVTDDDPTDLFDTDNVVVCQYDKITRSRNKWKFYLKDGIMNLSGKDYVFQKANGDAEW from the exons ATGGCCCTTAGCCAAACCAGTGTG ttGAAACTTTATAATACTGTAATTGATGATGTAATAAATGGTGTGAAAGATTCACTGTGTACTGAGGAAGGTGTAGATGAAGGTGTACTAGAAGAACTAAGACAAATATGGGAATCTAAATTGATTCAAAGTAAAGCTGTTGAGTTAAATGCTGATCCACCAGAACCACAACCACCTCAgatattaatacttaataaaaatagtggaGCCAACAAAACAGTTACTTCTAGCAATg CTGCAAATGTTGGTAATCATTTTGCTCAACAACAAATGCAAGCTATTTCATCTACAACTCAATCACAATCGCATCCTCAGCAACAGACACAGCAAATAGTTCAAAGTCAACCTCAACCACAACCAATGAGAGTTGTTCCTCCACAGACTGCTAATGTTCCTATTCAGCAGCATGCCACAATGCCAGTACAAGTTGTTTCTGCACCACCACCAGCATTATTTGAGAGACCAGTTCCCATTCAAATAACATTACCTGGTAATGCCAGTACAGGCGATGGAAAACCTAAAGTCTTAACTATTCATGTTCCTGCATCAGCTATCCAAG GTAATCAGTTAGCAACTATTTTGACGGGGCCTGTGATAACTGCAGCTATGGGTTTTCCCGAGAATGTTGCATCGAAACTACTTCAACAGCATGTTGATAAAACTTTACAAGGTCAATCAACTATGCCCATTGAAATTAATCAAGTTATGACACAGGCAAATAATGTTCAGCAACAAATGCCTGTACAAAATCAA ggACAAAGTAATATTGCTCAACTTGATGGTCAACATGGAGACACTTCCGAAGACGAAGATGATGAAGATGACGAAGATGATAacgaagatgatgatgatgatctCGAAAAAGATGACGATGAACAAGATGATGCAGGAGCTCGAGAAGAG gaACCACTTAATTCTGAGGACGACGTTACAGACGATGATCCAACAGATCTATTTGATACTGATAACGTTGTTGTATGCCAGTATGATAAG atTACGAGGAGTAGAAAtaaatggaaattttatttaaaagacgGAATAATGAATTTAAGTGGTAAAGACTATGTATTTCAAAAAGCAAATGGTGATGCTGAGTGGTGA
- the LOC123272592 gene encoding cytoplasmic protein NCK1 isoform X2: MSSLKIGKTNQDDVCYVVAKYDYGAQGAQELDLRKNERYLLLDDSKHWWRVQSARGQAGYVPSNYVKKEKPSLFDSIKKKVKKGSGSKTLPSGNSPSRAVESPIMARRLPADPSEAIGTAVVKYNYQAQQADELSLVKGTRILILEKSNDGWWRGQSGTQAGWFPSNYTQEEGDADDTLHTYAMAENVLDIVVALYSFSSNNDQELSFEKGDRLEILDRPPADPEWYKARNGQGQIGLVPRNYLQELSEYLTQPYRDRGMTTSEISTGDSLERRPDPGDRPHLIGKPWYYGSITRSQCDTLLNQHGHDGDFLIRDSETNMGDYSVSLKAPGRNKHFRVHVEGALYCIGQRKFHTLDQLVDHYQRAPIYTNKQGEKLYLVRPLPKGNSNNNGC, translated from the exons ATGTCGAGCTTAAAAATTG gcAAGACAAATCAAGACGACGTATGTTACGTTGTCGCAAAATACGATTATGGAGCTCAGGGAGCACAGGAGTTGGATTTACGGAAAAATGAACGTTATCTGTTGTTAGATGATTCTAAACACTGGTGGAGAGTGCAGAGCGCACGCGGGCAAGCTGGGTACGTGCCGAGTAATTATGTTAAAAAGGAAAAACCGTCCCTGTTTGACAGTATAAAAAAGAAGGTTAAAAAGGGTTCGGGTTCGAAAACCTTACCGTCCGGTAATTCACCTTCACGTGCTGTCGAATCACCAATAATGGCACGAAGATTACCAGCCGATCCTAGTGAAGCAATAGGCACTGCGGTTGTTAAGTACAACTATCAAGCACAACAAGCAGATGAGTTGTCGCTGGTCAAGGGCACGCGAATCCTCATACTTGAGAAAAGCAACGATGGCTGGTGGAGAGGCCAAAGTGGCACTCAGGCGGGCTGGTTTCCCTCCAACTACACTCAAGAAGAGGGTGACGCTGACGATACGCTGCACACGTATGCTATGGCAGAAAACGTTCTTGACATTGTTGTCGCTCTCTACTCTTTTTCGTCTAACAACGACCAAGAGCTTTCTTTTGAAAAAGGTGACCGACTAGAGATCCTTGATCGTCCTCCAGCAGATCCTGAGTGGTATAAAGCGAGAAACGGACAAGGTCAAATTGGTCTTGTACCacgaaattatttacaagagcTCAGTGAATATTTGACTCAACCATATCGCGATCGTGGCATGACGACTAGTGAAATTAGCACTGGAGACTCACTTGAACGAAGGCCTGATCCTGGAGATCGACCGCATCTTATTGGTAAACCCTGGTATTACGGCAGCATAACAAGATCTCAATGTGACACTCTTCTTAATCAACATGGCCACGACGGCGATTTTCTTATTAGAGATAGTGAAACTAAT atggGAGATTATTCAGTTTCATTAAAAGCACCTGGACGAAATAAACATTTTAGGGTACACGTTGAAGGGGCACTTTATTGTATTGGCCAAAGAAAATTTCATACACTTGATCAATTGGTTGATCATTATCAACGAGCGCCAATTTATACCAATAAGCAGGGTGAAAAATTATACTTGGTGCGTCCCCTGCCTAAAGGTAATTCTAATAACAACGGTTGCtag
- the LOC123272591 gene encoding arf-GAP domain and FG repeat-containing protein 1 isoform X3, with protein MASAKRKQDEKHLKILRELVSQPGNKECFDCRQRGPTYVNMTIGSFVCTSCSGLLRGLTPPHRVKSISMATFTAEEIEFINQRGNEYCKKIWLGLVNSNTPITIDTKDEQKMKDLMSAKYEHKRYYLDPSMASDNCNNQKAQSAFSNRTLRSIQTNVPRVPHVGVLPTLSTPNQKKKTTSEPTPTFTADFVADFSQVPDPFVNSTPASQFPGPIQPQASFANFDNNPAFESPKNLSNAFNSTGKFLSNFNGVNSPPPEDRYAALKDLDSMMKKTQLREDTQVPNVAPTWIASNTNTANSFWTNMDQTNHFISNPFTGNDLWKPSIHAINNNNNNNNNNNNNNNNNNK; from the exons ATGGCGTCTGCAAAGAGAAAGCAAGATGAGAAACATCTGAAAATACTTCGTGAATTAGTATCACAACCTGGTAATAAAGAATGTTTTGATTGTCGACAACGAGGACCAACATACGTCAATATGACTATTGGTTCTTTTGTATGTACTTCATGTTCTGGTCTACT gcgAGGCTTAACACCACCACACAGAGTTAAATCTATTTCTATGGCAACATTTACTGCTGAAgagattgaatttataaatcaaCGTGGAAATGaatactgtaaaaaaatctggTTGGGGTTAGTCAATTCAAATACTCCGATTACTATTGACACTAAAGATgaacaaaaaatgaaagatctGATGTCTGCTAAGTATGAACATAAAAGATATTATTTAGATCCATCGATGGCCAGTGACAATTGCAATAATCAAAAAGCACAATCAGCATTTTCTAATAGAACATtacgatcaattcaaactaaTGTACCTCGAGTGCCACATGTTGGCGTGTTACCAACGTTAAGTACGCCTAATCAAAAGAAAAAGACTACTTCCGAGCCTACTCCGACATTTACTGCAGATTTCGTAGCTGATTTTAGTCAAGTACCTGATCCTTTTGTTAATTCTACACCAGCATCGCAATTTCCAGGGCCTATTCAACCACAAGCTTCTTTTGCTAACTTTGATAACAATCCTGCGTTTGAATCTCCTAAAA atttaTCAAATGCATTCAATTCaactggaaaatttttatccaactTTAATGGCGTTAACTCACCACCGCCCGAAGACCGATACGCTGCTTTGAAGGACTTGGATTCAATGATGAAAAAAACTCAATTGAGAGAAGACACGCAGGTTCCTAATGTCGCACCGACATGGATTGCAAGTAACACAAACA CAGCAAACTCATTTTGGACAAACATGGatcaaacaaatcattttatttctaaCCCATTTACGGGAAATGATTTGTGGAAACCATCAATTCATGcgattaataataacaa taataataataataataataataataataataataataataataaatga
- the LOC123272592 gene encoding cytoplasmic protein NCK1 isoform X1 has product MAAMKHGKTNQDDVCYVVAKYDYGAQGAQELDLRKNERYLLLDDSKHWWRVQSARGQAGYVPSNYVKKEKPSLFDSIKKKVKKGSGSKTLPSGNSPSRAVESPIMARRLPADPSEAIGTAVVKYNYQAQQADELSLVKGTRILILEKSNDGWWRGQSGTQAGWFPSNYTQEEGDADDTLHTYAMAENVLDIVVALYSFSSNNDQELSFEKGDRLEILDRPPADPEWYKARNGQGQIGLVPRNYLQELSEYLTQPYRDRGMTTSEISTGDSLERRPDPGDRPHLIGKPWYYGSITRSQCDTLLNQHGHDGDFLIRDSETNMGDYSVSLKAPGRNKHFRVHVEGALYCIGQRKFHTLDQLVDHYQRAPIYTNKQGEKLYLVRPLPKGNSNNNGC; this is encoded by the exons ATGGCAGCCATGAAGCATG gcAAGACAAATCAAGACGACGTATGTTACGTTGTCGCAAAATACGATTATGGAGCTCAGGGAGCACAGGAGTTGGATTTACGGAAAAATGAACGTTATCTGTTGTTAGATGATTCTAAACACTGGTGGAGAGTGCAGAGCGCACGCGGGCAAGCTGGGTACGTGCCGAGTAATTATGTTAAAAAGGAAAAACCGTCCCTGTTTGACAGTATAAAAAAGAAGGTTAAAAAGGGTTCGGGTTCGAAAACCTTACCGTCCGGTAATTCACCTTCACGTGCTGTCGAATCACCAATAATGGCACGAAGATTACCAGCCGATCCTAGTGAAGCAATAGGCACTGCGGTTGTTAAGTACAACTATCAAGCACAACAAGCAGATGAGTTGTCGCTGGTCAAGGGCACGCGAATCCTCATACTTGAGAAAAGCAACGATGGCTGGTGGAGAGGCCAAAGTGGCACTCAGGCGGGCTGGTTTCCCTCCAACTACACTCAAGAAGAGGGTGACGCTGACGATACGCTGCACACGTATGCTATGGCAGAAAACGTTCTTGACATTGTTGTCGCTCTCTACTCTTTTTCGTCTAACAACGACCAAGAGCTTTCTTTTGAAAAAGGTGACCGACTAGAGATCCTTGATCGTCCTCCAGCAGATCCTGAGTGGTATAAAGCGAGAAACGGACAAGGTCAAATTGGTCTTGTACCacgaaattatttacaagagcTCAGTGAATATTTGACTCAACCATATCGCGATCGTGGCATGACGACTAGTGAAATTAGCACTGGAGACTCACTTGAACGAAGGCCTGATCCTGGAGATCGACCGCATCTTATTGGTAAACCCTGGTATTACGGCAGCATAACAAGATCTCAATGTGACACTCTTCTTAATCAACATGGCCACGACGGCGATTTTCTTATTAGAGATAGTGAAACTAAT atggGAGATTATTCAGTTTCATTAAAAGCACCTGGACGAAATAAACATTTTAGGGTACACGTTGAAGGGGCACTTTATTGTATTGGCCAAAGAAAATTTCATACACTTGATCAATTGGTTGATCATTATCAACGAGCGCCAATTTATACCAATAAGCAGGGTGAAAAATTATACTTGGTGCGTCCCCTGCCTAAAGGTAATTCTAATAACAACGGTTGCtag
- the LOC123272591 gene encoding arf-GAP domain and FG repeat-containing protein 1 isoform X2, protein MASAKRKQDEKHLKILRELVSQPGNKECFDCRQRGPTYVNMTIGSFVCTSCSGLLRGLTPPHRVKSISMATFTAEEIEFINQRGNEYCKKIWLGLVNSNTPITIDTKDEQKMKDLMSAKYEHKRYYLDPSMASDNCNNQKAQSAFSNRTLRSIQTNVPRVPHVGVLPTLSTPNQKKKTTSEPTPTFTADFVADFSQVPDPFVNSTPASQFPGPIQPQASFANFDNNPAFESPKNLSNAFNSTGKFLSNFNGVNSPPPEDRYAALKDLDSMMKKTQLREDTQVPNVAPTWIASNTNTNSFWTNMDQTNHFISNPFTGNDLWKPSIHAINNNNNNNINNNNTQSLDNTYYNSANPFNSTLCSTTNGFNTPNSTDVLASSQMMTSLSEKAWHPTVPLYQANPFMVGTGVGNSTRSSNNPFL, encoded by the exons ATGGCGTCTGCAAAGAGAAAGCAAGATGAGAAACATCTGAAAATACTTCGTGAATTAGTATCACAACCTGGTAATAAAGAATGTTTTGATTGTCGACAACGAGGACCAACATACGTCAATATGACTATTGGTTCTTTTGTATGTACTTCATGTTCTGGTCTACT gcgAGGCTTAACACCACCACACAGAGTTAAATCTATTTCTATGGCAACATTTACTGCTGAAgagattgaatttataaatcaaCGTGGAAATGaatactgtaaaaaaatctggTTGGGGTTAGTCAATTCAAATACTCCGATTACTATTGACACTAAAGATgaacaaaaaatgaaagatctGATGTCTGCTAAGTATGAACATAAAAGATATTATTTAGATCCATCGATGGCCAGTGACAATTGCAATAATCAAAAAGCACAATCAGCATTTTCTAATAGAACATtacgatcaattcaaactaaTGTACCTCGAGTGCCACATGTTGGCGTGTTACCAACGTTAAGTACGCCTAATCAAAAGAAAAAGACTACTTCCGAGCCTACTCCGACATTTACTGCAGATTTCGTAGCTGATTTTAGTCAAGTACCTGATCCTTTTGTTAATTCTACACCAGCATCGCAATTTCCAGGGCCTATTCAACCACAAGCTTCTTTTGCTAACTTTGATAACAATCCTGCGTTTGAATCTCCTAAAA atttaTCAAATGCATTCAATTCaactggaaaatttttatccaactTTAATGGCGTTAACTCACCACCGCCCGAAGACCGATACGCTGCTTTGAAGGACTTGGATTCAATGATGAAAAAAACTCAATTGAGAGAAGACACGCAGGTTCCTAATGTCGCACCGACATGGATTGCAAGTAACACAAACA CAAACTCATTTTGGACAAACATGGatcaaacaaatcattttatttctaaCCCATTTACGGGAAATGATTTGTGGAAACCATCAATTCATGcgattaataataacaacaataataatatcaacaataataacacGCAATCTTTGGATAATACTTACTACAATTCTGCGAATCCATTTAACTCAACGCTGTGCTCCACAACCAATG GATTTAATACTCCAAATAGTACGGATGTACTTGCATCTAGTCAAATGATGACTTCGCTCTCCGAAAAAGCCTGGCATCCAACTGTACCACTTTATCAGGCAAATCCTTTTATG gTCGGTACCGGAGTGGGAAATTCAACAAGAAGTTCGAACAATCcctttttatga
- the LOC123272591 gene encoding arf-GAP domain and FG repeat-containing protein 1 isoform X1 — MASAKRKQDEKHLKILRELVSQPGNKECFDCRQRGPTYVNMTIGSFVCTSCSGLLRGLTPPHRVKSISMATFTAEEIEFINQRGNEYCKKIWLGLVNSNTPITIDTKDEQKMKDLMSAKYEHKRYYLDPSMASDNCNNQKAQSAFSNRTLRSIQTNVPRVPHVGVLPTLSTPNQKKKTTSEPTPTFTADFVADFSQVPDPFVNSTPASQFPGPIQPQASFANFDNNPAFESPKNLSNAFNSTGKFLSNFNGVNSPPPEDRYAALKDLDSMMKKTQLREDTQVPNVAPTWIASNTNTANSFWTNMDQTNHFISNPFTGNDLWKPSIHAINNNNNNNINNNNTQSLDNTYYNSANPFNSTLCSTTNGFNTPNSTDVLASSQMMTSLSEKAWHPTVPLYQANPFMVGTGVGNSTRSSNNPFL, encoded by the exons ATGGCGTCTGCAAAGAGAAAGCAAGATGAGAAACATCTGAAAATACTTCGTGAATTAGTATCACAACCTGGTAATAAAGAATGTTTTGATTGTCGACAACGAGGACCAACATACGTCAATATGACTATTGGTTCTTTTGTATGTACTTCATGTTCTGGTCTACT gcgAGGCTTAACACCACCACACAGAGTTAAATCTATTTCTATGGCAACATTTACTGCTGAAgagattgaatttataaatcaaCGTGGAAATGaatactgtaaaaaaatctggTTGGGGTTAGTCAATTCAAATACTCCGATTACTATTGACACTAAAGATgaacaaaaaatgaaagatctGATGTCTGCTAAGTATGAACATAAAAGATATTATTTAGATCCATCGATGGCCAGTGACAATTGCAATAATCAAAAAGCACAATCAGCATTTTCTAATAGAACATtacgatcaattcaaactaaTGTACCTCGAGTGCCACATGTTGGCGTGTTACCAACGTTAAGTACGCCTAATCAAAAGAAAAAGACTACTTCCGAGCCTACTCCGACATTTACTGCAGATTTCGTAGCTGATTTTAGTCAAGTACCTGATCCTTTTGTTAATTCTACACCAGCATCGCAATTTCCAGGGCCTATTCAACCACAAGCTTCTTTTGCTAACTTTGATAACAATCCTGCGTTTGAATCTCCTAAAA atttaTCAAATGCATTCAATTCaactggaaaatttttatccaactTTAATGGCGTTAACTCACCACCGCCCGAAGACCGATACGCTGCTTTGAAGGACTTGGATTCAATGATGAAAAAAACTCAATTGAGAGAAGACACGCAGGTTCCTAATGTCGCACCGACATGGATTGCAAGTAACACAAACA CAGCAAACTCATTTTGGACAAACATGGatcaaacaaatcattttatttctaaCCCATTTACGGGAAATGATTTGTGGAAACCATCAATTCATGcgattaataataacaacaataataatatcaacaataataacacGCAATCTTTGGATAATACTTACTACAATTCTGCGAATCCATTTAACTCAACGCTGTGCTCCACAACCAATG GATTTAATACTCCAAATAGTACGGATGTACTTGCATCTAGTCAAATGATGACTTCGCTCTCCGAAAAAGCCTGGCATCCAACTGTACCACTTTATCAGGCAAATCCTTTTATG gTCGGTACCGGAGTGGGAAATTCAACAAGAAGTTCGAACAATCcctttttatga